CAAGTAAAAAAAATGCTAGCCCaaacaattaaatcaaaataaccCACATATAAATATCCACTTCACCCCCCTCACCAAACAAATCCTAATCCTACTTTGATGAGAGAGAAGCTCCCACTTCTCACTACCTGCTACTTATCGTCGCCACCCTGCCGGCGCCGCCGCTTCCGGTgacgtctctctctctccctctctttctcgGATCTGCCGCCGCCAAcactgtgcatgcacaggcggCGGCTTCGGCCTCCTCCGTGCCTCGCACCGTCGGTCGCCGCCACTGCCGACACCCCTCCCCCGTCGTACGTCGTTTTTTCCGATAGGTAAGGTGAGCAGATTTTatcacttttctttttgttttattttctaaaaaattaatCTTTGATTTCAAGGTTTGGTGTTTAAACTTGTAGATGGTGAAACTAGTGACGGATCAGGGGTGTGGGGTTGCCACCGTGTCGACGGGGTGCCTAAGTTCAGTCGCCGGAATCTGGCAGATTCATATTCATGAGATAAGATTCTTAATTTATGCTTACCTTTGTTGTAGGACTTGGATTATATATGTTATATGAATTTGGTGATCCTTGAACAATTATCTTGCTACTTGAGATTTGATGGTGAAACATGGGTGTTAAACTTGCTGTGTATTGTTCATTTCTGATATGGGCAGATTCTACTTTCTCTTTAGATATGCATATGTTTGTACGTATATGCAAGAAAAGAAATGTTTGGGATTTACCTTTTGATGGTGAAAAAAAGTGTTGTTGGATTGTAGGACTTGATCCTACAATTATCTGCAGCTCTTCACCTTCGATTCCTTGTCAATCCTATGTTGTGTTGGTGTGTGTGTGAAGAGAACTTTGGGATGTTGGATAGTGATGGGTACTTGCAAGTGCAATGACGTGGGGTTTATACACTTGTTTCTTTGCAAGTTGCTATGCAAGTTGTGGGGAGTTCAAACTTGGGGAATGTTTAACATGGGGAAGGTTTTAACTTGTGGGAGgtttactacataaaatctttTCAAAGATTGTGTTTGGATTTGGGATAAATCTCCTCCGTCTATTAATTCTGTTCATTTCTACTATTGGATTTCATTTGATTTTTCTCAAGTATATACATGTAGATTTCATTTATAACTAATTTATCTCACTCTCTCTAACTTTCTTCTTATGTAGGAAAGAAAATCTCTATGTAGGGAACATGGGCGATACATCGGGCTTCCTTGGAAAATACTACAACCATCGAACTGGTTATTCGGCACTCAGCACGTTTCTCCCCAATTGATTTAGATTAGGATTCGATAAACTTGTATCATAAGACTTTTTCGAAGTTCCGATGGACATGCGATGGATATGCCGGACATTAACAACTTTTATTTTGGATTTACTCTTTTAGTTGTATATGAAATACTCGTGGAAACAACTACTATAGTAGGTCGCATCTCGATTCCCTTACAACTCATCGATAGATCATTTTAAAACTTAAAAGGGCCGCTTCTTAATACTACAACAAACACTTATTCTTAATACTACAACGAACacttatttaatattatttgtaGTTAAGCTactgataataataataattatatattttgaaagTCTGGGATGTTACATTTTATCCCCCTTAAAATAAATTTCGTCCCAGAATTTGGAAAGCTTTTTAGGCGAATAACTCGTGGTATTGTTCCTTCATTTTCTACTTCCCAAATTGCCTCCTCTTTTCCATGTTGAGTCCACAATCTATTATCTTAGAAATTGATTTATTCTATAGTTGCTGCCACCTTTCTTTTTAGGGTTGTCATTGCCTTATTCTTCGTGACTCAGGTATGGTGCTACGTAATCTCCTCATGATGAATTATGTGTTTTATGTTGAACATTTACTTTCGAAGTTGCGAAACGTGGAACATGGTGTACGTTCACAAACTTAGTGGTACTGTTAATTGATATGCCACTGGACCCACTATTTTTGGTGCtttactaactcaaagttcatcTTACCGAATTCTCGTGGTAGTTCTTTTTCTTAATTGGAATGACTAGTTGTTAAAATTTTCGACTCAGAGCGTCGGTTACACATTAGCCTTACTAGGATGGTAGTTAAAACTGCAATCTTAGTCGTCAATTAGCTCGTTCTTTCCCGCGTGCTCAGTTTCTTTTCTCAAAATGACTATTTAAGATTCTTATGATTTGGGAAGTATCGCAGCGAACTTTGTAGAGGTAGTGTCTCTATAATTTCCGTGCGTGTACTATAATTGTAAATTCCCGATCATGTGTTAGTATCTTAGCTAGTGGGGCCTAAGCCTTCACGATGCATTAACGATCATCTTCCCAAAACTCATCTCAGTTCATTCTTTAATGCATCTGTGTAGGCTTTGGAATTTCTTCCTAGTTCTAGTACTGCTAACACGACGTCGttgtcactttttttttatcgcAGCTGTAAACTTTCATTGCATTCTAGGGCCCCACACAAACCTGGTTCCATTTATGTTCATCGGTTTTGTGATTTTAGAGAATAATTTAATGAGTCTTAGGTAGTAACCTACAAATCCAAATGAACTTTGAATTTTGTTTGGGATTATGGGTGAGTTATAGCTTTAAAATTTTCTAGCGTGATCCTCCACTGTGGTCGCTCACATTCTTCATTCATCTTACGATAGGTGAGCATCTCATTTTTGAGATAGAGACATTCTCCCAACTACCcatcatatttatttattaatttttctattGCATTTACATTTGGTATTCTCGTGGGGCACTTTCTCGCGAAATGTCTACTTTATAACATATGTATCAGTGGCCGCTCCCAGCCTTGCAGACTCCCTTGTGCACTTGGTTGTTCGTAGAATAACAAGCAGGATGTTCTGTTGTCTAATTAGGAGTACTCTGCCTCTTGAAATCTTGGGAATTGGTTCGTAGAGGTGTTGTATCGCAGTTGATACTGCTATCTCCTTTGGCGTTGTTGCTCAAATTTCAAAGTTCTCTTGCACATCTTTGCTAGTTCTCTCCTCGTTTCTAAGTCCTCTCCCGTTTATTCCTAGTTGTCAAATATTCATTCACGTCTCGTCTTAGCATTAGGTCGAAAATAAGTAGGGTACTCATACCTTTATTTCTTAGTCATTATTGTAGTATAGATCTTAATTAGTTCACTTCTCGCTGATCACTTAGTTTTAATCGTGTATCGATTGATCACCCAATTGTATACGTAGAGATCTTGTGCACTATGAAGGGACTAATAGGGTCGAATAAAAATTTTCAGCGACCATTGTTATCACTCTTTTCTCAAAATTGTACTTTCTAGGTACCTAACGTTCGATCCTCTTGCAGCTCGTCGCATGCAGTGTTTAGTCATAGCATAAATCTAACGGCTTGTCGCTCTAGTCTTGACACTTTTGGTCAACTCATTATTTTTATGGATGTCCATTTcagattatttatttatttatttatttattattattattattattattattattattattattattattattattattattttattttttggcgTTTTCTGTAGAGGTCAATGCCTTGCTTCCCATGAGGGCCTCACGCGAGGAAACATAGAGTTGATATAACTgttttaactttgataggaactgAATTTGGGGTTCAAAGAGAATTATTCGAATCGTCCTTGCTTTGGGTAGGCTCTAAGATAACCATGAAAACAaaacgattataattatttcaattacttgAGTGTTTGGTTCACTACAAACTCTCACCAGTAGCTTGCAACAAAAGTTTTCATAAGTGCAAAGACTAGACTCAATTGGGCACATTATGCTCACtccaagaaaagaaaagatacaacttcCAAGGGCTTTAAGCTATACCCTTAGAACTTGAGAATTTTCTTGTGGGAAGAGCTtgccagatggaataaattgcgAAAATGAGGGTACAAATGAACCGAATGTAGATTTCATCAATAGGTTgtaaataatataattcaaaTGAATAGTCAAATAGGAAGACTTCAAGTATTCCTAGATGATAACAGTAAGCCTGAGATGGAGGTTACAGGTGGATTAGAAAAGAATAGAAAAAGCAAACAATTACCATTTGCTCAACAACATAGCGATAGAAGATCATGTCAACGAAAATTTTCAACGTTTATAAGCAACTCAAGGAAACCAACTCATAGAGGGGCAACAAGAGGGAACTAGTCAAGGAAAAAGCAATGTGCTAGTCTTAAACATGGAGCTGCAGGAAAAactcaaatcaagagacaatAATCATATTAGAATTTTAGAAAAGGGAAGTacacatataaaataaagaggttGTCACCAAGCATGTTTGAGGACACACAAGGGTAAATTAAAAAGTTTAAGGTCCCACCAGATGGCTGCTCCGCTATAGTAAGACCGAAAATGATTGATCTCAAGTagatttgagaaagaagaatagCAAGGAACTACCATTTTGGTCAACAACATCATGATAATAGATCACATTAACGAATTCACGAGGTTTATAAGCAAATCACGAAAATCAACTAATAGAGATGACAAGCAAAGCAAAAATAGTTCGGAGAGAATAGACTTGGAGTTGCTGaagagctcaaagcatgatggaataattatagtggaatGAGGGGGTTATTCTTAAAAATTAAAGAGCTTGTCAACAAGCACATTTGAAAACACAAAGGTCCactaatgatctttgaagaataCATCATTGAAAAGACAATTGTTTAGAgaaacatgttcattctgaaggctataaataaagcagctccGAGTATAGGAGTTGTgtggcaagaattcagagagtcaaagtattgcttAAATACAGAACgagtaaagaaggaccgtagtcactggaggttatcagaaaacatgagggagcaagctcaaaactgaaagtgattcacaaccttgacatagaagagggaaaatAATGACACATTACCTTGAAAAAGAAGTCATTTAagatcttaattcaacaaaaagtaTTTTGATAAGGGGGATGCGAgaaaatggaattcatgggaatccaagtaagcgttGCTGATGAATCTTCCTGGTTAACTACAACGGTGATACTCCCTTGTTTAACTCTTTATAGAGAATGGTAAATGAGTTATgggaaactttggtcacaagctactttcactttacgatcacgtcagatgaccatatgtggggATTACGAATCTTTGGTACTCTCGGTTCGTCATAATgctcatcctcgtaacacgccgttaaacggttttaacccgaatgtgactgttaaaaccatcaaaatcgggttaaaaccgtttaaaaattgacggaattgttagtgtaggaccaattgtgatcctagttgaaatgttcaggatgcaaaaatgcaaaaagataaagtataggaccaaaatcataaaatggacatatgttcaggaccagttttgacatttactcttcatttaattaaaagcatattacacaataaaaaatcacaaatcacaATTGTAGCTGCTCTATTACTTAATTTATTTGTAGGAAAACCTTTATTATTCTCAAGAGTGGAAGTAAATGGTGCTGATTAAAATGTGGTTGTTTTGTATTGTTATTGATTAGCTAGCACTTTGTATTAGTTACCTTTGGAAGGattgttattattattggtTACTTTAGTTTCTTTCATGTCATCATATGCCCATTAACCCAATAGTAATGTAACATATGCAAATTGATATACACATTTTCGGGATTTCGTATATAAAGAAAATCAGTTGACATCTACGCATTACTTtctagtattatttttacattgcTTTCAGTTAGTATAGAaaacatcaacaaaaaaatactactagtttGTAGAAACCAAAGAATTCCCTAAAAATAGTCAGTAACACTTGGTTACGAATATTTCCTTGTTAACAACAGGAATCTACTAGGCAAGAAGCAACTTCTTATACTTTTTTTGAGACATGAAAGCTGTCATGGAAGATGGGATTGTACATAAACTATCTTCTAATTATGGCTCTTTTGAACATCTCAACAATCCTCGGACATAATGTGTGTCCATCTTCTCAGTGCGGCAACGTGAGCGTGCATTACCCTTTCAACCTTGAACACGAGACGCCTTCAGCTTCGATCAAGTGCACCTATTTCAATCTGATCTGCAACAAAACCTCAGGCACCACCATTTTTCACCTCCCTCCAGCAGGACATTTCTACGTTCAAAAAATCAACTACACTCAACAATACATCCAACTCTACGATCCTCGAAACTGCCTCACAAAGAGACTGTTCGACTTGAGCCTCCCCGTGCCTTCTCCTTTCAAGACTAACTATGAAAACTACACTCTGTACGTATGCCCTCCTGATCTTGCTATGGGCTCCATTCTTTGCTTGAGCAACTCCACCAACATAACAGTAGTTGCTAGTGGATCCTTCAAGGATGACAACAAGTGTGAGCCCACCCACTATCGCCTTCTTCCAGTTCATGAAGATAATGCTTTTTCCTTAACTTGGGATTCTAATGGTTGTGCAAACTGTGACGATCATGATTCAGGTCAGGAGttactctttctttctttctctcaatAAATGAATGGTTCTACAatgcttttattttattttattttacttgtcCTCTGAAACTATTTTGTACTGCAGGTGGATGGGGAGCAAAGATAATAGGCAAAATAGTTACAGTGGCATTGACTTTACCTGGCCTGATTATAATGAGCTTAAGTTGTTGTTCCCTGTTTTGCTTTCACTTATTGAGGTTGATGAGAGGCAGAAATGTTGTGGAAGCAGAGGCTGCAGAAGTACATCTGCCCTCTTCCACGACAGGGCTCGACGAGTCCAAGATTGTGGGATGCACGGAACTAGTTATTGTTAGTGAAGGTGAGCAAGGTTGTAAGAGTAAGATGTGTTCGATATGCTTAGAGGCTTACTCTGAGAAGGAGAAGGTGAGTGTGATAAGTAAGTGTGGACACTGCTTTCATGCTAACTGCGTTCACCAGTGGCTGGGAAAGAATGCTACTTGCCCTGTTTGCCGGACTTCTCTCCTTTAGTCATATATGTCTATGCCTTGTTTCTAATGATAACTACTTAAATTTCTGTTTGTTTGCATCTCAAGGATTTTACTGTGACATTGTTTTCATATGATACTTAAATTTTTAAGATGTGCCTATATAAATGATGAAGATAATATAGGCAAAAAATATTATGTAACCCACATTTTAGTAAACTGAGAAGCAAACCAATATACGAGGATTAAAACATGGAATTAATTAAGATTAGGAGATGTTTGCTTTGTAGAAATGACTCTATTTCTATCCATTTCTATTTGTTCAATTTACAATATACATTTCACGTGAGTCTTGAATGATCATAAGAATTAtgccaattttattttttatttttaatctgaGTTGAAAATTGTATGAAGAATTGGAAACAAGTTTACATTTTTACCCAAAAAAGTCCAAGCTCCTGCTCGTCCTAGCAGCAAGCTGCAAGGAATTCGAATCCTTCGGCACCTCAAAACGGCAAGTAATAGAAGAGGAAAAAACAAACCAAATATGTATTTCAATCACAATTCACAGAAGCACAATTCGTTCACTCTCTTTACAGAAGACAACCACAAATAAGCTGCTGTTGACTCTCTTTACAGAAGACGATCACAAATGATCACAATACACAGAAGCAAGCAAGACTagatgataaaaataaaaaaaatgcatgtaGCTATTCTTAGTAAGAAGTCCAGTTTCCATAAGAAGCATCTTAGAAAGTGAAATCAGGTTCAGATGGTTTCTGAGGCAGCAGGGTTGGGGAGGGCACATGATGGGCACGCCTCAAATTCCCTATCATGAACCTTGACAGCCCTCTCCATCTTTCTCCTACAATACCTTCGCCATGCGGCCTGTATAAAGCACGTCCTCCACTGCTGCTGCAGCTGTTTGCTGTGGAGGCGCCTGAACTGCGACGCCACGCTCTTCAAGTCATCGGGCATCAGGCAGAATGCCTCCACGTCCTTCACAGCTCGGGCTGGACGAGGAGTTGGGGTCCAGTGCCCATGTCAGGAGCTCCTCTCCGCAGAAATCTCCTGCAATTAGGCCCACTGCGTTGAAGAACCCTGTCCTCCCTCAGTTTGTCGTCACTGTCAATATATTTCCCCTCATTATGAAAAGCATCTCATCCACAGGATCTCCCTCCCAGATTATGATGCTGTCCGCCGTGTAGAGCACCGGCTTTAAGCGGGAGCACATAGCGTCTAGAAGTTGCTCGTCCATTTTGTCGAACCTGGACACCTAGACATGTATATATTGAGAGTTGAGGAGATGGTTCATTATAGAAGTGATATGTTTGATTAAAATAAGAACTAGTATATTGTTAAGGAATCTCTTCCTTAATCGTTCAAACTTCccacacaatcaagaaacgaaGACCGTAGCCGTCGAGCGCCCAAGAGATTTGGGTCGGCGAAGACTTCCGGCAGAGGGTTGCTGAGCGCGAGAGAGGTTCTCGTCGGCAGCGGTAAAGACGGTTTCTTGACGCACAATTAATTGAGCCAAAATCGATAATTTCATAGATTGAttgtgtaacatcccaaacttttgtgacttctttttatgtaattggaattttggggaattctgaaacgtttgattctatgtgattaagtgctttgtgtGAAAAAAATTGACGTGGTTATTGTGGAATGACGAGCTTGAGATTTATGTTATTGTGGTATATTTGCACAcgttttcttctccttctcttttgaaccatgttttgagtcctacatgcatgtagagagtgtaggttttgTTGAAGTTTGTCAAATTTTCACAAAttccatatcccacatcggtgggctATCACTTGTTTGGGGGTGTGGCTGCCTATAAAAGGAGCTCACCCCCCATTTTGTAATACATCCCAAATTTGTATTCTCTTCTCCGTCTATatataagcgggctctgcagagggtgctcggagacgtaggcaatttggccgaacttcgttatcaaagtttcgggtgtgttctttctttattatttattttgttccgcatttaattctggatttattttctgttgggatattgtattcaatattatttgcgggtttggtagtagtgttttgtacggttcttttgggtgtttttatattgtgataattacaccgactgataaattctgttaggaatctggtatttaagagggacagtaTCCCCGtcagtctttccaaagaatttatttggagaagtaattttatcgagtagaccccattgggttaactctgaaattactgaatcggttcatttcactattgagagaaaattacccggttttctcaacaagtggtatcagagccaaaggttcgtccttggttctgtttgt
This genomic interval from Salvia splendens isolate huo1 chromosome 13, SspV2, whole genome shotgun sequence contains the following:
- the LOC121760503 gene encoding RING-H2 finger protein ATL22-like: MALLNISTILGHNVCPSSQCGNVSVHYPFNLEHETPSASIKCTYFNLICNKTSGTTIFHLPPAGHFYVQKINYTQQYIQLYDPRNCLTKRLFDLSLPVPSPFKTNYENYTLYVCPPDLAMGSILCLSNSTNITVVASGSFKDDNKCEPTHYRLLPVHEDNAFSLTWDSNGCANCDDHDSGGWGAKIIGKIVTVALTLPGLIIMSLSCCSLFCFHLLRLMRGRNVVEAEAAEVHLPSSTTGLDESKIVGCTELVIVSEGEQGCKSKMCSICLEAYSEKEKWLGKNATCPVCRTSLL